In one Cervus elaphus chromosome 9, mCerEla1.1, whole genome shotgun sequence genomic region, the following are encoded:
- the LOC122700762 gene encoding olfactory receptor 49-like, protein MDQRNKTIVTEFILLGFQSRKEVEILLFSAFLLMYVTSLIGNTIIILLVCGDYRLHSPMYFFVANLSFLEVAITSTVVPKMLANTFSLTKAISFVGCLTQSFFYFLLGSTEFFILAVMSFDRYVAICHPLRYAIIMNKQTCISLLLGSYVGAFLSILASSILTAPLPFCGPNVINHFFCDSAPVLKLVCADISLAELADFVSSAVLLLGSLLLTGVSYTYIIITIFRIPSVQGRQKAFSTCVSHITVVTLYYGSSIFIYVRPQKGNVMDVNKFATVLNTIVTPMLNPFIYSLRNEKVKDSLRDGVYKYVIMLTNL, encoded by the coding sequence ATGGATCAAAGAAACAAGACCATTGTCACTGAGTTCATTCTTCTAGGATTTCAGAGCAGGAAAGAAGTagaaattcttcttttttctgcATTCCTGCTTATGTACGTGACGTCTCTGATTGGCAACACCATTATTATCCTTTTGGTGTGTGGTGACTACCGTCTGCACTCACCCATGTACTTCTTTGTAGCCAATCTTTCTTTCCTTGAGGTTGCAATTACCTCCACGGTGGTGCCTAAGATGTTAGCAAACACATTTTCCCTCACCAAAGCAATATCCTTTGTGGGATGTCTTACACAGtctttcttctactttctgtTGGGATCCACAGAATTCTTCATCTTGGCTGTTATGTCCTTTGATCGATATGTTGCCATCTGCCACCCACTGAGGTATGCCATCATCATGAACAAACAAACATGCATATCATTGCTTCTGGGATCTTACGTAGGTGCATTTTTGTCAATTTTGGCCTCATCAATATTAACTGCCCCTCTGCCCTTTTGTGGGCCAAATGTAATTaatcacttcttctgtgacagTGCTCCTGTGCTAAAGTTGGTCTGTGCAGATATCTCTCTGGCTGAGCTGGCTGACTTTGTCTCCTCTGCTGTGTTGCTGTTGGGTTCCTTGCTCCTGACAGGAGTGTCTtacacatatattattattactatcttTAGAATTCCCTCTGTCCAGGGACGGCAGAAAGCTTTCTCCACCTGTGTTTCACATATCACCGTAGTAACACTTTACTATGGAAGCTCCATCTTCATCTATGTCCGCCCACAAAAGGGTAATGTGATGGATGTTAACAAATTTGCCACAGTGCTAAATACCATTGTGACACCAATGTTGAATCCTTTCATCTACAGTCTTcgaaatgagaaagtgaaagattcCCTGAGAGATGGTGTCTATAAATATGTGATTATGCTAACAAATCtttaa